In Acidobacteriota bacterium, the following are encoded in one genomic region:
- a CDS encoding HDOD domain-containing protein → MSEHLGRKKTDADYGLGEHTLDMSDLSLISEAELTARLARTFESPNYSPPRLPSVATELLALSQNPDVEFSAVEALLERDAMLAGEILSLARSAFYSRSRQVDSMRAALVLIGLRKLQQVVLQAAMDLRVFRSDTYTGAMERLRHHARATAHISRIISMYTPMGEEQAFLCGLLHDVGFAGILLVLGDAGRDRQAPDLTAIWPAIDGAHAKAGARMVELWGLPAEYAMVVGAHHQVQIEGYPHPLAATVCLAEDLSRDLHFALAPQPGSGAKDDSGLLAHATIDSSSPATLDTARQALGLTEQVWELIRKDAEAWAASDATGGAG, encoded by the coding sequence GTGTCCGAACACCTCGGCCGCAAGAAAACGGATGCCGACTACGGTCTTGGCGAGCACACGCTGGACATGTCGGATTTGAGCCTGATCAGCGAGGCGGAGCTTACCGCGCGGCTGGCCCGGACCTTTGAATCGCCAAACTATTCTCCACCCCGCCTGCCCTCCGTCGCAACGGAACTGCTGGCGCTCTCGCAGAATCCCGACGTGGAGTTCTCGGCCGTCGAAGCCCTGCTGGAACGCGACGCGATGCTTGCCGGCGAAATCCTCTCGCTGGCCCGGTCGGCTTTCTACAGCCGCTCGCGGCAGGTCGACAGCATGCGGGCCGCGCTCGTCCTGATCGGACTGAGAAAGCTCCAGCAGGTGGTGCTCCAGGCGGCAATGGACCTGCGAGTCTTCCGTTCCGACACGTACACCGGCGCCATGGAACGCCTGCGCCACCATGCCCGCGCCACCGCGCACATCTCCCGCATCATCTCGATGTACACCCCCATGGGAGAAGAGCAGGCCTTCCTCTGCGGCCTGCTCCACGACGTGGGATTTGCCGGGATCCTGCTGGTTCTCGGCGACGCGGGTCGCGACCGGCAGGCTCCGGACCTGACGGCCATCTGGCCGGCCATAGACGGGGCCCATGCGAAAGCAGGTGCCCGGATGGTGGAGCTGTGGGGGCTTCCCGCGGAGTACGCCATGGTGGTCGGCGCCCACCACCAGGTTCAAATCGAGGGCTACCCCCATCCCCTCGCCGCCACGGTCTGCCTGGCCGAAGATCTCAGCCGGGATTTGCATTTCGCCCTGGCTCCCCAGCCAGGCAGCGGAGCCAAGGATGACTCGGGCCTGCTCGCTCATGCCACCATCGACAGTTCTTCCCCAGCGACCCTGGACACCGCGCGCCAGGCCCTTGGCCTGACCGAACAGGTGTGGGAGTTGATCCGGAAGGACGCCGAGGCCTGGGCCGCCAGCGATGCCACCGGCGGGGCCGGATAG
- a CDS encoding sulfatase-like hydrolase/transferase, which yields MRQSRTAAPAPGISRWLERSRFHLVTIAVLFNLVIFTLTRLGLLLQSWSEIQPAPLDLVAIFAVGLVYDLALNSYCAIPFVLYLVFIPQRLFRSPLHRWLIYAFFLAYAYGLLFTQVAEWLFWEEFGVRFNFISVDYLVYRREVTDNITQSYPVGLFLEGIALATLLAALLIRGAVQRAARADEPFPRRVAIGVGILCLPAVSYLTIGQSLHEISANRYENELAVNGIYQFFHAFAANELDYRTFYVTQPDAETASRLRHLVEEPDVEFIGSAPLDLRRRFRGRPDGGRRLNVILVAVESLSAKYLGFFGNEQGITPYLDELAERSLVFTNFYATGTRTARGLESITLSVPPTPGRSLLKRPANAGLFCLGSVFQNMGYDTKFLYGGRGYFDNMNTFFSRNGYGVVDISSVPSEEISFENAWGMADEDLFRRTIFEADRDFEQGKPFFFQVMTTSNHRPYTYPKGRIDIPPGTGRAGAVKYADYALHLLLAESRSHPWFADTVFVIVADHCAGSAGRSALPLFRYHIPLFIYAPRYIEPRKIDTLASQIDIAPTLLGILGVPYESRFFGKNILRMPPDQGRALIGNYQRLGLYRDGRLAYLSPKQRIDVVDHPLHDPVDRRTALPADRALVGDTIAFYQGASDIFHHHLYDR from the coding sequence ATGCGGCAATCCAGGACCGCTGCGCCTGCACCGGGCATCAGCCGGTGGCTTGAGCGGAGCCGTTTTCATCTCGTTACCATCGCCGTGCTCTTCAATCTCGTCATTTTCACACTCACCCGACTCGGTCTGCTCCTTCAGAGTTGGAGCGAGATCCAACCGGCCCCCCTGGACCTGGTGGCTATTTTCGCTGTCGGACTGGTCTATGACCTGGCACTGAATAGTTACTGCGCCATCCCCTTCGTACTCTACCTGGTTTTCATCCCTCAACGGTTGTTTCGCAGCCCCCTCCATCGCTGGCTGATCTACGCTTTCTTCCTCGCCTACGCCTATGGCCTGCTCTTCACCCAAGTCGCAGAGTGGCTCTTTTGGGAAGAGTTCGGAGTGCGTTTCAACTTCATTTCCGTCGACTACCTGGTCTACCGAAGAGAAGTGACGGACAACATCACCCAGTCCTATCCGGTGGGCCTGTTCCTTGAAGGCATCGCGCTGGCCACCCTGCTTGCAGCCCTGCTGATCCGCGGAGCTGTCCAACGCGCAGCGCGTGCCGATGAACCCTTTCCGAGGCGCGTGGCCATCGGAGTTGGCATTTTGTGCTTGCCCGCGGTCTCCTACCTCACCATCGGGCAATCTTTGCATGAAATCTCGGCCAATCGGTACGAAAACGAATTGGCCGTCAACGGGATCTACCAGTTCTTCCACGCTTTCGCCGCCAACGAACTCGACTACAGAACCTTCTATGTGACGCAGCCGGATGCCGAAACAGCCTCACGACTTCGGCATCTCGTCGAAGAGCCCGACGTTGAATTCATAGGAAGCGCACCCCTTGACCTGCGACGTCGATTCCGGGGCCGCCCGGACGGCGGCCGGAGGCTCAACGTCATCCTCGTTGCGGTAGAGAGCCTCAGCGCCAAGTACCTGGGCTTCTTCGGTAATGAGCAGGGCATCACCCCCTACCTCGACGAGCTGGCGGAGCGATCGCTCGTCTTCACCAATTTCTATGCTACTGGCACTCGAACGGCCCGCGGACTCGAGTCGATCACCCTATCCGTGCCACCCACGCCCGGCCGGTCCCTGCTCAAACGTCCGGCGAACGCCGGCCTGTTCTGCCTGGGCAGCGTCTTCCAGAACATGGGCTACGACACCAAGTTCCTCTACGGCGGACGCGGCTATTTCGACAACATGAACACTTTCTTCTCCCGCAACGGTTACGGCGTCGTGGATATTTCGAGCGTACCGTCCGAGGAGATCAGTTTCGAGAATGCCTGGGGTATGGCCGACGAGGATCTCTTCCGCCGTACGATTTTCGAGGCAGACCGCGATTTCGAGCAGGGAAAGCCCTTCTTCTTTCAGGTCATGACCACGTCGAATCACCGCCCTTACACCTATCCGAAGGGGCGCATCGACATCCCCCCCGGAACCGGCCGGGCGGGAGCGGTCAAGTACGCCGACTACGCCTTACACCTGCTGCTGGCCGAATCGCGGTCACACCCCTGGTTCGCTGACACGGTTTTTGTGATCGTGGCGGATCACTGCGCGGGCAGCGCCGGCCGCTCGGCCCTTCCCCTGTTTCGCTACCACATCCCTCTTTTCATTTACGCACCGAGGTATATCGAGCCGCGGAAGATCGATACCCTGGCCTCCCAGATCGACATCGCCCCCACCCTGCTCGGCATCCTCGGCGTGCCCTACGAGAGTCGCTTCTTTGGCAAGAACATTCTGCGCATGCCGCCCGATCAGGGACGCGCCCTGATCGGCAACTACCAGAGGCTCGGTCTGTACCGCGACGGCAGGCTGGCCTACCTCTCGCCCAAGCAACGAATCGACGTGGTCGACCATCCGCTCCACGACCCTGTGGACCGCCGAACGGCCCTCCCCGCCGACCGCGCGCTGGTAGGCGACACGATTGCCTTCTACCAGGGCGCCAGCGACATTTTTCATCACCACCTCTACGACCGCTAG
- a CDS encoding MopE-related protein, which translates to MLSSSVPFRRFPLSVPPSPRPRLRTVFCLLLAGVGFPHAQAGSACPDGDRDFYADCTVDGCTPTLPCGDCHDADPAIHPGVEERCDLVDNDCNGATDEGFAKAESRIKWLDPGRQDGDGAGRAVAGLSDVTGDGVPDIAIGATRIPITGSRDSVMVVSGADRSLWCRIIDPTGTSDFGGAVAGLGDIDGDGTPDLAVGRPYGSGTVFLYSGSDCRELARCEDVTAGRLGFSLASIPDLNGDGFPEILAGAIQTDVADVNDAGRIDVFSFDGGGCVLHMQLELPEGQTNGNLGSAVAAAPDMTGDGVPEIIAGAWGTVVSNRNSAGSVALFSGADGAYIRSMTDPRPENQANLGQSVAAVPDMDGDGTAEIASGAPGWNGGRGAVLFFSGADGSLLCRGEATPGLASGKLGEAITMVGDLDEDGTADLAAGAPHSYHNGKARVGMVAVFSTARCSMVRALFDREAIEGDKLGTSVDSCGDINGDGVDDIVAGAPYVDLPGEIDVGATFFFVHESDCDGDGFGRWGGDCNDDSAAVYPTQVESCIDGIDDNCDGLIDCQDAFFCPPGPGPLPGEIANLVLADDKQTLAWEADPVADVYDLLQGPVDALLAAASFDDADCLAWRVPGTSYQDPTVPDTGFGTYYLVRGKADTCRIGSWGSTLRDQAQGACP; encoded by the coding sequence ATGCTCTCTTCCTCCGTTCCGTTCCGCCGTTTTCCCTTGTCCGTACCGCCCTCTCCGCGACCCCGTCTCCGCACGGTCTTTTGCCTGCTGCTGGCGGGAGTCGGCTTCCCACATGCCCAAGCCGGCTCGGCGTGCCCGGACGGCGATCGCGACTTCTACGCCGACTGCACGGTGGACGGCTGCACACCCACCCTACCCTGCGGCGACTGCCATGACGCCGACCCCGCGATTCATCCGGGTGTCGAAGAAAGGTGCGACCTCGTCGACAACGACTGCAATGGAGCCACGGACGAGGGGTTCGCCAAGGCTGAATCCCGGATCAAGTGGCTCGATCCCGGGCGACAGGACGGCGACGGCGCCGGCAGGGCCGTAGCCGGCCTGTCGGACGTGACCGGTGACGGTGTGCCGGATATCGCCATCGGGGCGACACGCATCCCGATTACGGGTTCTCGGGACTCCGTGATGGTCGTGTCGGGAGCCGATCGTTCCTTGTGGTGCCGTATCATCGATCCCACCGGTACTTCCGACTTCGGTGGCGCCGTGGCCGGGCTCGGCGACATCGATGGTGACGGCACCCCTGACTTGGCGGTCGGCAGGCCGTACGGGTCAGGCACGGTCTTTCTCTACTCCGGTTCGGATTGCCGTGAGCTCGCCCGCTGCGAGGATGTCACCGCCGGCCGACTGGGCTTCTCTCTCGCATCCATTCCCGACCTCAACGGCGATGGTTTCCCCGAGATTCTCGCCGGGGCCATCCAGACCGACGTCGCAGACGTCAATGACGCCGGGCGCATCGACGTATTCAGTTTCGACGGCGGCGGGTGCGTACTTCACATGCAACTCGAGCTGCCCGAAGGCCAGACCAACGGCAATCTCGGTTCCGCCGTCGCGGCAGCTCCCGACATGACAGGTGATGGCGTCCCCGAGATCATTGCCGGCGCGTGGGGCACCGTGGTCTCCAACCGGAACAGCGCCGGCAGCGTAGCGCTTTTTTCGGGGGCCGACGGGGCCTACATCCGGTCGATGACCGATCCCCGGCCGGAAAATCAAGCCAATCTCGGACAGTCGGTCGCGGCGGTACCGGACATGGATGGCGACGGCACAGCGGAGATCGCCTCCGGGGCTCCGGGCTGGAACGGCGGCCGGGGCGCCGTACTTTTCTTCTCAGGCGCGGACGGCAGCCTCCTCTGCCGCGGGGAAGCCACACCCGGGCTGGCGAGCGGCAAGCTGGGGGAAGCCATCACCATGGTCGGTGACCTGGACGAAGACGGCACCGCGGATCTCGCCGCCGGGGCGCCCCATTCTTACCACAACGGCAAGGCTCGCGTCGGCATGGTGGCCGTGTTCTCGACCGCTCGATGTTCCATGGTGCGCGCCCTTTTCGACCGCGAAGCGATCGAAGGCGACAAGCTGGGAACGAGCGTCGATTCCTGCGGAGACATCAATGGGGACGGCGTTGACGACATCGTCGCCGGGGCGCCATACGTGGACCTTCCGGGCGAGATCGATGTCGGCGCCACATTCTTTTTCGTTCATGAATCGGACTGCGACGGCGACGGCTTCGGCCGCTGGGGCGGCGACTGTAACGACGATAGCGCGGCTGTTTATCCAACTCAAGTGGAGAGTTGCATCGACGGCATCGACGACAATTGCGACGGACTGATCGATTGCCAGGACGCCTTCTTCTGCCCCCCCGGTCCCGGGCCCCTTCCCGGCGAGATCGCGAACCTCGTCCTGGCGGACGACAAACAGACCCTCGCCTGGGAAGCCGACCCGGTGGCCGATGTCTACGATCTTCTCCAGGGCCCTGTGGACGCATTGCTCGCGGCGGCTTCGTTCGATGACGCAGACTGCCTGGCCTGGCGGGTTCCCGGGACTTCCTATCAAGACCCCACGGTTCCCGACACCGGATTCGGCACCTACTACCTGGTTCGCGGCAAGGCAGACACCTGCCGAATCGGTAGCTGGGGTTCGACCTTGCGCGACCAAGCGCAGGGTGCGTGCCCCTGA
- a CDS encoding MotA/TolQ/ExbB proton channel family protein has product MDISTVIGLVIGTALVVIAIVIGDDPTIFIDSKSALIVVGGTLGVTFIKNSLNRVFGTIGVVKNAFFGKVTPIDSLIESIVELSRKARRESLLSLEKVEIEDPFLAKAVRLAVDGMEPAAIRTVLETEVAFLQQRHKIGADILDGMASSAPAFGMVGTLIGLVQMLASMEDPSTIGPSMAVAILTTLYGALIANLFCQPLAEKLKNRSREEVNTRLVVVQGVLSIVEGDHPASVEQKLAAYLDPKMRKDGEKKAA; this is encoded by the coding sequence GTGGACATCTCGACAGTCATCGGCCTGGTGATCGGCACTGCCCTGGTCGTGATCGCTATTGTCATCGGCGACGACCCGACGATTTTCATCGATAGCAAATCGGCCCTGATCGTCGTCGGCGGCACCCTCGGGGTGACCTTCATCAAGAATTCTCTCAATCGCGTTTTCGGCACGATCGGCGTGGTGAAGAACGCTTTCTTCGGCAAGGTGACCCCCATCGACTCGCTGATCGAAAGCATCGTCGAACTGTCCCGCAAGGCCCGGCGCGAGAGCCTGCTCTCTCTCGAGAAAGTCGAAATCGAAGACCCGTTTCTGGCCAAGGCCGTGCGCCTGGCGGTGGACGGCATGGAGCCCGCCGCGATCCGGACGGTGCTAGAAACGGAGGTCGCCTTCCTCCAGCAGCGGCACAAGATCGGCGCCGACATTCTCGACGGCATGGCCTCCTCCGCACCCGCCTTCGGCATGGTCGGCACGCTGATCGGCCTGGTGCAGATGCTCGCCTCCATGGAAGACCCCAGCACTATCGGCCCGTCCATGGCCGTCGCGATCCTGACCACGCTCTACGGCGCGTTGATCGCCAACCTCTTCTGCCAGCCCCTGGCCGAGAAGCTCAAGAACCGCAGCCGTGAGGAGGTCAACACCCGCCTGGTCGTCGTCCAGGGCGTGCTCTCCATCGTCGAGGGCGATCACCCCGCCTCGGTCGAACAAAAGCTCGCCGCCTATCTCGATCCCAAGATGCGCAAGGACGGCGAGAAGAAAGCCGCCTGA
- a CDS encoding flagellar motor protein MotB, protein MSCPQQQEECKEGAPEWVVTFGDMMTLLLCFFVLLLSFSTMETERFKIVAGYIREAFGVQMNRRYTEIPSGDTVVTVEFNPPSLSNTTIYEQIVDLLESLQLDQMANAEMEADGVRLRLDGELVFKPGSAQLTDESKLFLDYVAETVLNANASVRIEGHTDNAPIKSKIYPSNWELSGARASAVVRYLESRGVPGAYLEAVAFGDTRPITENYTEEGRRKNRRVELLIEPPK, encoded by the coding sequence ATGTCGTGCCCCCAGCAACAGGAAGAATGCAAAGAAGGAGCCCCTGAATGGGTCGTGACCTTCGGCGACATGATGACGCTCCTGCTCTGTTTCTTCGTTCTTCTACTCAGCTTCTCCACCATGGAAACCGAGCGCTTCAAGATCGTCGCCGGGTACATTCGCGAGGCATTCGGCGTGCAGATGAACAGGCGCTATACCGAGATCCCCTCGGGTGACACCGTCGTCACCGTGGAATTCAACCCGCCGTCGTTGAGCAACACCACGATTTACGAGCAGATCGTCGATCTGCTCGAGAGCCTACAACTCGACCAAATGGCCAACGCGGAAATGGAAGCCGACGGTGTACGGTTGCGCCTCGACGGCGAGCTGGTCTTCAAGCCGGGAAGCGCGCAACTGACCGACGAGTCCAAGCTCTTCCTGGACTACGTAGCCGAGACGGTCCTCAACGCCAACGCCTCAGTCAGGATCGAGGGGCACACTGACAACGCGCCCATCAAGTCCAAGATATACCCCAGCAACTGGGAACTCAGCGGAGCGCGTGCTTCCGCCGTCGTGCGATATCTCGAGTCTCGGGGAGTTCCAGGCGCTTACCTCGAAGCGGTCGCCTTTGGCGACACGCGGCCGATTACCGAGAACTACACCGAGGAAGGTCGGCGCAAGAACCGTCGCGTCGAGTTGTTGATCGAACCGCCGAAATAG
- a CDS encoding flagellar basal body-associated FliL family protein: protein MADEKKEQEEQTPKKGKMGLIIIIAVAALVVLGGGGAAMMFMMGGSETPAAESETGAAPAKAEEQFYLATLDTFVVNLADPKGDRFMKATLRVVVTDPSLGDRIRSDDLFRARLRDKTLSILSSKQFKDVSSPLGKESLRRELTREFSQIFPPGSVKEVLFVEFIIQ, encoded by the coding sequence ATGGCAGACGAGAAGAAGGAACAGGAAGAACAAACGCCGAAAAAAGGCAAGATGGGCCTGATCATCATCATCGCGGTGGCGGCACTGGTCGTCCTCGGAGGCGGTGGTGCAGCAATGATGTTCATGATGGGCGGCAGTGAAACCCCGGCGGCGGAGTCTGAAACGGGGGCCGCACCCGCAAAGGCCGAGGAACAGTTCTACCTCGCGACTCTCGACACCTTCGTGGTCAATCTTGCCGATCCCAAGGGTGACCGGTTCATGAAAGCGACTCTCCGCGTGGTGGTCACCGACCCCTCTCTGGGGGACCGCATCCGGTCCGATGACCTCTTCCGGGCCCGCCTGCGTGACAAGACGCTTTCCATCCTCTCATCCAAGCAGTTCAAGGATGTCAGCTCTCCCCTCGGCAAGGAATCCCTGCGGCGCGAGCTGACCCGGGAGTTCTCCCAGATCTTTCCTCCCGGCTCGGTCAAGGAAGTACTCTTCGTCGAATTCATCATCCAGTAG
- a CDS encoding HDOD domain-containing protein — MPMTTLTPDQVASRIGELPPMPAAASKVLRLLNEKETTGEDLRKVIETDPGLTTSVLRLVNSALFNLPQRITTLSHAIMLLGFLRLRSLTLASVVAGLKELIPPAAAQARDAVWEHSVNVAVAARALSVKANLAWSEEAFVAGLLHDTGSMILLVCEPDAYVAMLQSCEGELPEPEQERERLGLDHQQVGRLLLGNWNLAPQLVAAVGGHHGDEFEESEHGALVALVALADRMMSHGTALEACGLAATRLGFDTAQLGQLRDETMETVHEERGELLTL; from the coding sequence ATGCCCATGACCACCCTGACCCCCGACCAGGTGGCTTCGAGGATCGGGGAACTGCCACCGATGCCGGCGGCGGCCTCGAAAGTTCTGAGGCTGCTCAACGAGAAGGAAACCACGGGGGAGGATTTGCGCAAGGTCATCGAGACCGATCCGGGTTTGACGACCTCTGTTCTCCGTCTGGTCAACTCCGCGCTTTTCAACCTCCCACAACGCATCACGACTCTTTCTCACGCGATCATGCTCCTCGGCTTCCTGCGTCTGCGCTCGCTGACGCTGGCCAGCGTGGTAGCGGGCCTCAAGGAGTTGATCCCTCCCGCCGCGGCCCAGGCGCGGGATGCCGTCTGGGAGCATTCGGTCAACGTCGCCGTGGCGGCGAGGGCCCTGTCGGTCAAGGCCAACCTGGCCTGGAGCGAGGAGGCCTTTGTCGCCGGCCTGCTGCACGACACCGGGAGCATGATCCTGCTGGTTTGCGAGCCCGACGCCTACGTCGCGATGCTGCAGTCCTGCGAGGGAGAACTGCCCGAGCCCGAGCAGGAGCGTGAGCGCCTGGGCCTGGATCATCAGCAGGTAGGCCGCTTGCTGCTCGGGAATTGGAATCTGGCTCCCCAACTGGTCGCCGCGGTCGGCGGGCACCATGGCGATGAGTTCGAGGAAAGCGAGCATGGCGCGCTGGTGGCGCTCGTGGCGCTGGCGGATCGCATGATGAGTCACGGGACCGCCCTGGAGGCTTGCGGGCTGGCGGCAACGCGTCTGGGGTTCGACACGGCTCAACTCGGGCAGCTGCGGGACGAAACGATGGAGACGGTCCACGAAGAGCGCGGAGAACTGCTGACCCTGTGA
- a CDS encoding carbon storage regulator yields MKVVDVRGQHVRIGIEAPDGVSIVREEIHRQVAAANIESARGQGVPEAIAGLASLLRQQEDVDGGETSENSQEDL; encoded by the coding sequence GTGAAGGTCGTCGATGTCCGGGGGCAGCACGTCCGGATCGGCATCGAGGCGCCGGATGGTGTTTCGATCGTCCGTGAAGAAATCCACCGCCAGGTGGCTGCGGCCAATATCGAGTCCGCGCGCGGCCAGGGCGTTCCCGAGGCCATCGCGGGACTCGCCTCCTTGCTCCGGCAGCAGGAAGATGTCGATGGCGGAGAAACTTCCGAGAACAGCCAAGAGGACTTGTGA
- a CDS encoding flagellar assembly protein FliW — protein MTTVSCTPENTPSQAAGPARGDAPATIRFPEALPGLDGAVLWQLVEHEDARPFLWLRSEDHPPLNLLLIDPRIVCPGYAPVLPRTDRDRIGLAGGGRPLILAIVTLAKNNDAFANLRAPIVINPDRMLGAQVILDDARWSFREPILPRQNGAPGTRRSQPCSCSAEKSASR, from the coding sequence ATGACGACCGTTTCCTGTACGCCGGAAAACACGCCCTCGCAAGCCGCGGGCCCTGCCCGCGGGGATGCGCCGGCGACGATCCGCTTTCCCGAGGCGTTGCCCGGTCTGGATGGGGCCGTGCTCTGGCAGCTGGTGGAGCACGAGGATGCCCGGCCCTTTCTCTGGCTGCGCTCCGAGGACCACCCGCCGCTCAACTTGCTCCTGATCGATCCGCGGATCGTCTGTCCCGGCTATGCCCCTGTCCTTCCACGCACGGACCGGGACAGAATCGGGCTCGCCGGTGGCGGCCGCCCCTTGATCCTGGCGATCGTGACCCTTGCGAAGAACAACGATGCGTTCGCCAACCTGCGGGCGCCGATCGTGATCAATCCCGACCGGATGCTGGGCGCCCAGGTGATTTTGGACGACGCCCGGTGGTCTTTTCGCGAGCCCATTCTGCCCCGACAGAATGGGGCTCCAGGGACAAGGAGGTCCCAGCCATGCTCGTGCTCAGCCGAAAAGTCGGCCAGTCGCTGA
- the flgK gene encoding flagellar hook-associated protein FlgK encodes MGVFDQYSIGTSAMRAFRLGMNIAGYNVANANTPGFSRRRVELGTMATIAVPGGYAGMGVDVESLHRIRDPFLDFAVRRESTRFGFDSSRAEVLGGLEPALGEVDSAALRASISSFFDSLENLAIQPDDSAIRQDVVSAASYMASTIRQVDGFIGESRRNADDKAVEQVDRINEVLSRLSRLNLEVTGLEAGGQEASDVRDQRDRLLDELSQMIPVRAVEQDNGQVSVFLEGSGDTLLAGTSAHPLEIGRDADGLARILVDRSGERVDLTDTLRGGALGGYLAARDEHLTSYREQLDLLAATLIEEFNAVHRGAYDQAGDTGRNLFEPDPPGDNAAAAIRVNAEILDDPTKLGTADAAGEPGNNVAVLAMLDLRTAGISGLSGLTFTGYAADVIANVGRDLAAADAATEASEVIVGSLELKRQSVSAVSLDEEAANLARWQQSFEAAARFLQTVNRVTETALNLIPG; translated from the coding sequence ATGGGAGTTTTCGACCAGTACTCCATCGGCACGAGTGCCATGCGGGCTTTCCGCCTGGGCATGAATATCGCCGGCTACAACGTGGCGAACGCCAACACACCCGGCTTTTCCCGGCGACGGGTGGAACTGGGCACCATGGCGACCATTGCCGTGCCTGGCGGCTATGCGGGCATGGGCGTCGACGTGGAGTCCTTGCACCGGATCCGGGATCCGTTCCTCGACTTCGCCGTGCGGCGGGAGAGCACGCGCTTCGGATTCGACAGCAGTCGGGCGGAGGTCCTCGGTGGCCTGGAGCCCGCCCTGGGCGAGGTGGACAGTGCCGCACTACGGGCTTCGATCTCCTCGTTCTTCGATTCCCTCGAGAACCTGGCGATCCAGCCCGACGACTCCGCGATTCGACAAGACGTCGTCTCGGCGGCGTCTTACATGGCGTCGACGATTCGGCAGGTCGATGGTTTCATCGGTGAGTCCCGCCGGAATGCCGATGACAAGGCCGTAGAGCAGGTCGATCGGATCAACGAGGTCCTCAGCCGCCTCTCCCGCCTCAACCTCGAGGTGACGGGGCTCGAAGCCGGGGGGCAGGAGGCCTCCGACGTTCGGGACCAGCGCGATCGGCTGCTTGACGAGTTGTCGCAGATGATCCCGGTGCGCGCCGTGGAGCAGGACAACGGCCAGGTCAGCGTCTTCCTCGAAGGCAGCGGAGACACGCTGCTGGCGGGCACGTCGGCCCACCCTCTCGAGATCGGTCGTGATGCGGACGGCCTGGCGCGTATCCTCGTCGACCGTTCCGGGGAACGGGTGGACTTGACGGATACGCTCCGGGGAGGGGCCCTCGGGGGCTATCTCGCGGCCCGCGACGAGCACCTGACGAGCTACCGCGAGCAACTCGATCTTCTCGCGGCGACCCTGATCGAGGAGTTCAACGCCGTTCACCGGGGTGCTTATGACCAGGCGGGCGACACCGGTCGCAACCTCTTCGAGCCGGATCCCCCCGGCGACAACGCTGCTGCGGCGATCCGGGTCAATGCCGAGATCCTCGACGATCCCACCAAGTTGGGGACGGCGGATGCTGCGGGAGAGCCGGGGAACAACGTGGCGGTGCTGGCGATGCTCGACCTTCGAACAGCCGGTATCTCGGGTCTGAGCGGCCTGACTTTCACCGGTTACGCCGCGGATGTGATCGCCAACGTGGGACGTGACCTGGCCGCGGCGGATGCCGCAACGGAGGCCAGCGAGGTGATCGTCGGGTCTCTCGAACTCAAGCGCCAGAGCGTGTCCGCCGTCAGCCTCGACGAGGAGGCGGCCAACCTGGCCCGGTGGCAGCAGTCCTTCGAGGCTGCCGCCCGTTTCCTGCAGACCGTCAATCGGGTCACCGAGACGGCGCTCAACCTGATACCCGGCTAG
- the flgM gene encoding flagellar biosynthesis anti-sigma factor FlgM has protein sequence MKVSGSDPLSRLRDLLRKIDESDRAQRSDDRSSQRSPDPSEVTPSGDSVDLSARARELRSLREAVESSPESRRDLVEQLRAEIASGRYRIDGTRIVEGLLAETDELDQ, from the coding sequence ATGAAGGTCAGTGGATCCGATCCCCTCAGCCGGCTTCGAGATCTGCTGCGGAAGATCGACGAGTCGGATCGCGCCCAGCGTAGCGACGATCGGTCGAGCCAGCGAAGCCCCGATCCCTCCGAGGTGACCCCCTCCGGCGATTCGGTGGATCTCTCCGCCCGGGCCAGGGAATTGCGCAGCCTGCGTGAGGCGGTGGAGTCCTCTCCGGAAAGTCGCCGCGACCTCGTCGAGCAACTTCGGGCGGAGATCGCCAGCGGACGTTACCGCATCGATGGCACCCGCATCGTCGAGGGCCTGCTTGCGGAAACGGACGAACTCGACCAGTGA